In one Sphingomonas sanguinis genomic region, the following are encoded:
- the dnaE gene encoding DNA polymerase III subunit alpha — protein MMHSGYVPLRIFSSFTMLDGAIDPKAIAAQAKANAFPAAGLTDRNGLYAAMAFSDAAKKAGVQPVIGTMLGIARPDMPDNVGAVVDWIALYAQDVTGYDNLCALVSAAHLDRPIELAAHVGFDTLETFSKGLIALTAGGEGGIARLFAEGQPDRAKAYADRLQAIFGDRLYVELARRDDPIEMAAEQDLIDLAYDRDLPLVATNPCCFTDSGFRDAHDAMLCIANSTYVEMDDRPKSCPEAWLKPAEMMKQLFADLPEAIENTLVVAQRCAVMAPWRKPILPSLAGDREGEAAMLRRDATAGLNARLDRIAELEGEGEPGWREAYHERLTFEVDIIIQMGFPGYFLIVADFIKWAKDHDIPVGPGRGSGAGSVVAWALTITDLDPLKLGLLFERFLNPERVSMPDFDIDFCETRRGEVIRYVQEKYGRDQVAQIITFGKLKARAVLKDTGRVLQMSYGQVDRLAKLVPNHPTDPWDLKRALNGVPELAKEYANDNQVRRLLDLATKLEGLPRHSSTHAAGVVIGDRPLAQLVPLYRDPRSDMPVTQFDMKFVEGAGLVKFDFLGLKTLSVLQKAVQLLAKRGVEVDLGALAWDDEATYALLQKGDTVGVFQLESEGMRRTLSAVRPSNFGDIIALVSLYRPGPMDNIPSFGRRKQGTEEIIYPHPLLEQILSETYGIFVYQEQVMQAAQILAGYSLGGADLLRRAMGKKVKAEMDAQRAIFVKGCQEVNGIPAQKANELFDLIDKFAGYGFNKSHAAAYALLAYQTAWLKAHHPHEFYAASMCYDMALTDKLAIFVDDARRLSVTMLPPCINASQAEFDVEAHEDGLAVRYALGALKSVGEGAMEKLVVERQAGGAFASLDALAKRVDPRLMNKRQLETLASAGAFDGIEPNRAGVHAVAETVLAIAARTHEGRTSGQGGLFGETEVAGDAIKMPTGTRWTLSQRMEQEKEAFGFYFSAHPVDRHAHIAKMHGARTYTSLTELIIPDDGARIGATMAALVEDARWRTSARGKRYMMAQLSDATGQFLATCFDDSVAADLEKAAKEGHCALITVELDRRPGEEAPRVSIKRVQLFDGLASTAKFVVEVTVTDKVAFKALHAMLDPLRNGRGEVRARIEGQDGETLLTLGRNFLFDAELASHIEDLPGVKAVAMKSSEARLALVG, from the coding sequence GTGATGCATTCCGGATATGTGCCGCTTCGCATCTTTTCCTCCTTCACGATGCTCGACGGCGCGATCGATCCCAAGGCGATTGCGGCGCAGGCCAAGGCGAATGCCTTTCCCGCCGCCGGGTTGACCGATCGCAACGGTCTTTATGCTGCGATGGCCTTTTCGGACGCCGCGAAGAAGGCGGGCGTGCAGCCGGTCATCGGCACGATGCTGGGCATCGCGCGTCCCGACATGCCTGATAATGTCGGCGCGGTGGTCGACTGGATCGCGCTCTATGCGCAGGACGTGACCGGTTATGACAATCTGTGCGCGCTGGTGTCGGCGGCGCATCTGGATCGCCCGATCGAACTCGCCGCGCATGTCGGCTTCGACACGCTGGAGACGTTCAGCAAGGGCCTGATCGCGCTGACCGCCGGTGGCGAGGGCGGCATCGCCCGCCTGTTCGCCGAGGGGCAGCCGGATCGGGCAAAGGCCTATGCCGACCGGCTTCAGGCGATTTTCGGCGACCGGCTCTATGTCGAACTCGCCCGTCGCGACGATCCCATCGAGATGGCGGCCGAACAGGACCTGATCGACCTGGCCTATGATCGCGACCTGCCCCTGGTCGCGACCAACCCCTGCTGTTTCACCGATAGCGGTTTCCGCGACGCGCATGACGCCATGCTGTGCATCGCCAATTCGACCTATGTAGAAATGGACGATCGCCCCAAAAGCTGTCCCGAGGCATGGCTCAAGCCCGCCGAGATGATGAAGCAGCTGTTCGCCGATCTGCCCGAAGCGATCGAGAACACGTTGGTCGTCGCCCAGCGCTGCGCGGTGATGGCGCCGTGGCGCAAGCCCATCCTCCCCAGTCTTGCGGGCGACCGCGAGGGCGAGGCGGCAATGCTCCGCCGCGACGCGACCGCAGGGCTGAACGCCCGGCTCGACCGCATCGCCGAGCTGGAAGGGGAGGGCGAACCCGGCTGGCGCGAGGCCTATCACGAACGCCTGACGTTCGAGGTCGACATCATCATCCAGATGGGCTTCCCCGGCTACTTCCTGATCGTCGCCGACTTCATCAAATGGGCCAAGGATCACGACATTCCCGTCGGTCCGGGGCGTGGTTCGGGTGCAGGCTCGGTCGTCGCCTGGGCGCTGACCATTACCGATCTCGATCCCCTGAAGCTGGGCCTGCTGTTCGAGCGCTTCCTCAATCCGGAACGCGTGTCGATGCCCGACTTCGACATCGACTTTTGCGAAACCCGGCGTGGCGAGGTCATCCGCTACGTCCAGGAGAAGTACGGCCGCGATCAGGTCGCGCAGATCATCACCTTCGGTAAGCTGAAGGCGCGCGCCGTGCTCAAGGACACCGGCCGCGTGCTCCAGATGAGCTATGGCCAGGTCGACCGCCTTGCCAAGCTGGTGCCCAACCACCCGACCGACCCCTGGGACCTGAAGCGTGCGCTGAACGGCGTGCCGGAGTTGGCAAAGGAGTACGCCAACGACAACCAGGTCCGCCGCCTGCTCGACCTCGCCACCAAGCTGGAGGGCCTGCCGCGCCACAGCTCGACCCACGCCGCCGGTGTGGTGATCGGCGACCGGCCGCTGGCGCAGCTGGTGCCGCTCTATCGCGATCCGCGCTCGGACATGCCGGTCACGCAGTTCGACATGAAGTTCGTCGAAGGCGCGGGGCTGGTGAAGTTCGACTTCCTTGGCCTGAAGACGCTGTCCGTCCTGCAAAAGGCGGTGCAGCTGCTCGCTAAGCGCGGGGTCGAGGTCGATCTGGGCGCGCTCGCCTGGGACGATGAAGCGACCTATGCGCTGCTCCAGAAGGGTGACACGGTCGGCGTGTTCCAGCTGGAATCCGAAGGCATGCGGCGCACCCTATCGGCCGTGCGGCCGTCGAACTTCGGCGACATCATCGCGCTCGTGTCGCTGTACCGACCGGGTCCGATGGACAATATCCCCAGCTTCGGCCGCCGCAAGCAGGGCACCGAGGAGATCATCTACCCGCATCCCCTGCTCGAACAGATCCTGTCCGAAACCTACGGCATCTTTGTCTATCAGGAACAGGTGATGCAGGCCGCCCAGATATTGGCGGGCTATTCGCTGGGCGGCGCCGATCTTCTTCGCCGCGCGATGGGCAAGAAGGTCAAGGCGGAGATGGACGCGCAGCGCGCCATCTTCGTGAAGGGATGCCAGGAGGTGAACGGCATCCCCGCGCAAAAGGCTAATGAGCTATTCGACTTGATCGACAAGTTCGCAGGCTATGGCTTCAACAAGAGCCACGCGGCCGCCTATGCGCTGCTCGCCTATCAGACCGCATGGCTGAAGGCGCATCACCCGCATGAATTCTACGCCGCGTCGATGTGCTACGACATGGCGCTGACCGACAAGCTGGCCATCTTCGTCGACGACGCGCGGCGTCTGAGCGTGACGATGCTGCCGCCCTGCATCAACGCCAGCCAGGCCGAATTCGATGTCGAGGCGCATGAGGATGGCCTGGCTGTCCGCTACGCGCTGGGCGCGCTGAAGTCGGTGGGCGAAGGCGCGATGGAGAAGCTGGTCGTCGAGCGACAGGCGGGCGGTGCCTTCGCCTCGCTCGATGCGCTGGCCAAGCGGGTTGATCCGCGATTAATGAACAAGCGGCAGTTGGAGACGCTGGCCTCGGCGGGCGCTTTCGACGGCATCGAGCCCAACCGGGCGGGTGTCCATGCGGTGGCCGAAACCGTGCTCGCCATCGCCGCGCGCACCCATGAGGGGCGGACGAGCGGGCAGGGCGGCCTGTTCGGCGAGACCGAGGTGGCGGGCGACGCGATCAAGATGCCGACCGGCACCCGCTGGACCCTGTCGCAGCGAATGGAGCAGGAGAAGGAGGCGTTCGGCTTCTATTTCTCGGCGCACCCGGTCGATCGCCACGCGCATATCGCTAAGATGCACGGCGCGCGCACCTATACCTCGCTGACCGAGCTGATCATCCCCGATGACGGGGCGCGGATTGGCGCGACCATGGCGGCGCTGGTCGAGGATGCGCGCTGGCGGACCTCGGCACGCGGCAAGCGCTACATGATGGCGCAGCTATCGGATGCGACCGGGCAGTTTCTGGCAACCTGTTTCGACGATTCGGTGGCGGCCGATCTGGAAAAGGCGGCCAAGGAGGGGCATTGCGCGCTCATCACCGTCGAGCTGGATCGCCGACCGGGCGAGGAAGCGCCGCGCGTCAGCATCAAGCGCGTCCAGCTGTTCGACGGCCTGGCCAGCACCGCCAAGTTCGTGGTGGAAGTGACGGTGACCGACAAGGTGGCGTTCAAGGCGTTGCATGCGATGCTGGACCCGCTGCGCAACGGCCGGGGCGAAGTACGCGCGCGGATCGAGGGGCAGGACGGCGAGACCTTGCTGACGCTCGGCCGTAACTTCCTGTTCGACGCCGAACTGGCCAGCCATATCGAGGATCTGCCCGGCGTGAAGGCGGTAGCGATGAAGTCGTCCGAGGCGCGGTTGGCCTTGGTGGGGTAA
- a CDS encoding HdeD family acid-resistance protein: MTDTDRSFATSLRPGAGWGWILAYGILSALLGLAAFLFPVPATLAATLVIGAFFIASGIVSIGAGIFGKGHEGRGYAIGFGLVSLIIGLVMAFEPATGAISITLLVAVWLGLRGALEIGLGARMRRRRGLMIALGVLNIILALFVLATLPWSAMTLPGFILGLSFLFGGITAIASALDHKKGASAFSV; this comes from the coding sequence ATGACCGACACCGACCGTTCCTTTGCCACCTCTCTCCGTCCCGGCGCGGGCTGGGGATGGATCCTCGCCTATGGCATTTTGTCGGCGCTGCTGGGGCTGGCGGCCTTCCTGTTTCCCGTACCCGCCACCTTGGCCGCGACCCTGGTGATCGGGGCCTTCTTCATCGCGTCGGGCATCGTCTCGATCGGCGCAGGCATTTTCGGCAAGGGGCATGAAGGCCGTGGCTATGCGATCGGGTTCGGGCTGGTGTCGCTCATTATCGGCCTCGTCATGGCGTTCGAGCCTGCGACGGGGGCCATTTCGATCACGCTGCTGGTCGCGGTGTGGCTGGGGCTTCGCGGCGCGCTGGAGATCGGGCTGGGTGCGCGGATGCGGCGGCGGCGCGGACTGATGATCGCGCTGGGTGTGCTGAACATCATTCTGGCGCTGTTCGTGCTCGCGACCCTGCCGTGGAGCGCGATGACGCTGCCGGGCTTCATCCTGGGACTGAGCTTCCTGTTCGGCGGGATCACCGCCATCGCCTCGGCGCTGGACCACAAGAAGGGGGCGAGTGCGTTTTCGGTTTGA
- a CDS encoding glutathione peroxidase yields MSGIADFTVKAADGSPVDLAAFSGRVLLIVNTASKCGFTPQYEGLEALYRRFEGQGLTVLGFPCNQFGAQEPGDAAEIANFCSLTYDVSFPVMAKIDVNGEDADPLFQWLKSEAPGVLGTKAIKWNFTKFLVGRNGQVVGRYAPTTKPEDIVKDIEGLLR; encoded by the coding sequence ATGAGCGGTATCGCGGATTTCACCGTCAAGGCGGCGGATGGCTCGCCGGTCGACTTGGCGGCTTTTTCGGGACGCGTGCTGCTGATCGTCAACACCGCGTCCAAATGCGGCTTCACCCCGCAATATGAGGGGCTGGAGGCGCTGTACCGCCGTTTTGAAGGGCAGGGGCTGACCGTGCTGGGCTTTCCGTGCAACCAGTTCGGCGCGCAGGAGCCGGGCGATGCGGCGGAGATCGCGAACTTTTGTTCGCTGACCTATGATGTCAGCTTCCCCGTCATGGCAAAGATCGACGTCAATGGCGAAGACGCCGATCCGCTGTTCCAGTGGCTCAAGTCGGAAGCGCCGGGCGTGCTGGGGACGAAGGCTATCAAGTGGAACTTCACCAAGTTTCTGGTCGGTCGGAATGGGCAGGTGGTCGGTCGCTATGCGCCGACGACCAAGCCCGAGGATATAGTGAAGGATATCGAGGGGTTGCTTCGATAG
- a CDS encoding GNAT family N-acetyltransferase yields the protein MSVWTETPTLTGRHATLRPFVEADLPALVEAAREGDLWNIFYANVSMMKAPERWLAAALKERDVGRALLFTVETPDGEVVGTTRYMRIAPQHRRLEIGGTFYATRVQRTGVNTEAKRMLLAHAFEVMECQAIQIRTDALNKRSQTAIERLGAKKDGVLRGHQVMADGRIRDSVVYSIIDREWPGVRANLDYLLGKHA from the coding sequence ATGAGCGTCTGGACCGAGACGCCGACGCTGACCGGCCGACATGCGACGTTGCGCCCCTTTGTCGAGGCGGACCTGCCTGCGCTGGTCGAAGCGGCGCGCGAGGGCGATCTCTGGAACATATTCTACGCCAATGTTTCGATGATGAAGGCTCCCGAGCGCTGGCTGGCGGCGGCGTTGAAGGAGCGAGATGTGGGCCGCGCGCTGCTCTTCACGGTCGAGACGCCGGATGGTGAGGTGGTCGGCACGACGCGCTACATGCGTATCGCGCCGCAGCATCGGCGGCTGGAGATCGGCGGCACCTTCTACGCCACCCGGGTCCAGCGGACCGGCGTCAATACCGAGGCGAAGCGGATGCTGCTGGCCCATGCCTTCGAGGTGATGGAGTGCCAGGCGATCCAGATCCGCACCGATGCGCTCAACAAGCGCAGCCAGACGGCAATCGAGCGGCTTGGCGCGAAGAAGGACGGTGTGCTGCGTGGGCATCAGGTGATGGCCGACGGGCGCATCCGCGACAGCGTGGTCTATTCGATCATCGACCGCGAATGGCCGGGCGTCCGCGCCAATCTCGACTATCTGCTGGGGAAGCACGCATGA
- a CDS encoding ABC transporter ATP-binding protein encodes MNDPIIRMGTMAQPHAAEPVLATRGLSRSFTQGGQTIEVLRGVDLAIAPGEIVALLGPSGSGKSTLLQAVGLLEGGFSGSIRIAGEEVSKLDSHGRTIARRDHLGFVYQFHHLLPDFNAIENVVLPQLVQGKLPAEAEARAKGLLTALGLGHRLTHRPSQLSGGEQQRVAVARALANQPPLVLADEPTGNLDEHTSEIVLAEFLRLVRGEGSAALVATHNERLALKMDRVVRLHEGRLQ; translated from the coding sequence ATGAATGATCCGATCATCCGTATGGGAACGATGGCCCAGCCCCACGCCGCCGAGCCGGTGCTCGCGACCCGAGGATTGTCGCGCAGCTTCACGCAGGGCGGCCAGACGATCGAGGTACTGCGCGGCGTCGACCTGGCCATCGCGCCGGGCGAGATCGTGGCGCTGCTCGGGCCGTCGGGTTCGGGCAAGTCGACCCTGCTTCAGGCGGTTGGCCTGTTGGAGGGCGGCTTCTCCGGTTCGATCCGGATCGCGGGCGAGGAGGTGTCGAAGCTCGACTCGCACGGGCGGACCATCGCGCGGCGCGACCATCTGGGCTTCGTCTATCAGTTCCACCATTTGCTGCCCGATTTCAACGCGATCGAGAATGTCGTCCTGCCGCAACTCGTGCAGGGCAAACTGCCCGCCGAGGCCGAGGCGCGCGCCAAGGGACTGCTGACCGCGCTGGGACTGGGCCACCGGCTGACCCACCGGCCGAGCCAGCTGTCGGGCGGCGAGCAGCAGCGTGTCGCCGTCGCCCGCGCGCTCGCCAACCAGCCGCCTCTGGTGCTGGCCGACGAGCCGACTGGCAATCTGGACGAGCATACCTCCGAAATCGTGCTCGCCGAGTTCCTGCGGCTGGTGCGCGGCGAGGGCTCGGCGGCGCTGGTCGCGACGCATAACGAGCGGCTGGCGCTCAAGATGGACCGGGTGGTTCGCCTGCACGAAGGCCGCCTGCAATGA
- a CDS encoding lipoprotein-releasing ABC transporter permease subunit yields MILSRYERMIARRYLLPGKGEAFIFLVASISLVAVMLGVAALVIVMSVMNGFRAELFDKIVGLNGHAVVQGVGGRLPDWRDIVREAKATPGVTSAVPMIEQPLMSSYNGRVEAVLVRGMRVQDIRGNSAIRSKIIMGNLNSITPGSGRIAIGSRLAEALGAQVGSEISLISPQGQTTPFGTVPRIVSYTVGAIFEIGVYDYDKAYVIMPIEDAQTLLLMGDTVGMVEIQTVDADRVGQILAPLADKLGGRAVIADWRTMNAQLFEALAVERVAMFTVLSIIILVAVFNILSSLIMLVRAKTRDIAILRTMGATRGGLMRIFMTVGTTIGALGTVAGLGLGAVFLFYRQGVVNFVQFVTGQNLWDPSIRYLTELPSKTDPVEIVVIASMALVFSFLATLYPAWKAASTDPVQVLRYE; encoded by the coding sequence ATGATCCTGTCACGCTATGAACGGATGATCGCCCGGCGCTATCTGCTGCCGGGCAAAGGAGAGGCCTTCATCTTCTTGGTCGCCTCGATCAGCCTCGTCGCGGTCATGCTGGGCGTCGCCGCTTTGGTCATCGTCATGAGCGTGATGAACGGCTTTCGCGCCGAGCTGTTCGACAAGATCGTGGGTCTCAACGGCCATGCGGTGGTGCAGGGGGTGGGCGGGCGCCTGCCCGACTGGCGCGACATCGTACGCGAGGCCAAGGCGACGCCGGGCGTGACCAGCGCGGTTCCGATGATCGAACAGCCTTTGATGTCCAGCTATAACGGCCGGGTCGAGGCGGTGCTGGTGCGCGGCATGCGCGTGCAGGACATACGGGGCAACTCGGCGATCCGCTCCAAGATCATCATGGGTAATCTGAACAGCATCACGCCGGGGAGCGGCCGCATCGCGATCGGCAGCCGCCTGGCCGAGGCGCTGGGCGCGCAGGTCGGCTCGGAGATTTCGCTCATCAGCCCGCAAGGGCAGACCACGCCGTTCGGCACGGTGCCGCGCATCGTCAGCTATACGGTCGGCGCCATCTTCGAGATCGGCGTGTACGACTATGACAAGGCCTATGTCATCATGCCGATCGAGGATGCGCAGACGCTGCTCCTGATGGGCGATACGGTCGGCATGGTCGAGATCCAAACGGTCGATGCCGACCGGGTCGGCCAGATCCTCGCCCCGCTGGCGGACAAGCTGGGCGGCCGTGCGGTCATCGCCGACTGGCGGACGATGAACGCGCAGCTGTTCGAGGCGCTGGCGGTCGAGCGGGTCGCGATGTTCACCGTGCTGTCGATCATCATCCTGGTCGCGGTGTTCAACATCCTGTCCTCGCTGATCATGCTGGTCCGCGCCAAGACGCGCGACATCGCGATCCTGCGGACGATGGGTGCGACGCGGGGTGGCCTGATGCGCATCTTCATGACGGTGGGCACCACCATCGGCGCGCTGGGGACCGTCGCCGGGCTGGGACTGGGCGCGGTGTTCCTGTTCTATCGCCAGGGCGTGGTGAACTTCGTCCAGTTCGTGACGGGGCAGAATCTCTGGGACCCGTCGATCCGCTACCTCACTGAACTGCCGTCCAAGACCGATCCGGTCGAGATCGTCGTGATCGCGTCGATGGCGCTCGTCTTCTCTTTCCTCGCCACGCTCTACCCCGCCTGGAAGGCGGCGAGCACGGACCCGGTTCAGGTGCTGCGCTATGAATGA